The nucleotide sequence TGTTCCAAAAATCTAACACAGATTGCTTATCTGCTCCTTCTGCTCTATTATACAAGGCTTTCACATCATTATAATCTATGATTACATTTGCCTTATGCTTTCCTTCTACATCTCTATCATAGCTCTTTTCTATTTTCAAGATTGTGTCTTTCAACACTACCTGCTCTTTCTCCTCCACTGAAGCTGACCTTTTTGCCCTTGTTGGAATTTGTGGTTGATCAGACTGTATTTCACTATTGTCGTTTCTCTCTTCAGCAACAACATTAGTAGTACTATGGCTCATGTGTGACGTATCAATCTCTGTCTTAGTTTCACTTACTTGCCCTTTTGGACTTTCGGTTTGTTTCTCTTTTGTGAATATTCTCTGATAGTCCGTGTAGCCTCTGTTAGTATCTCCGATATCGCCACTGCCTTGATCAAAAGTTATTTTTTTACTTCCATTTTCCATGTTCTCAATTTCAACTTGAGGAGAAACAGATGCGAGGAAATCGTTATAACTGTAGTTGTAGTCAGCAGAAAAGAATATTTTTCCTTTGAAGTTATGGAAGTTATTAGATAACATTCCAATTTCTTCATCAGTATCACCATCAAATAGTTTTACTTTAGTGAAATATCTTTGATTGTTGATTCTCACTATTTCGCCACTCGAGTTTCTTTGTATCTGATAATCATTTGGATCATGTTTAATGGTAAAAAGTTTACCAGGGGCATATTTTTCTAAGTTTATAAGGCCCACATTTATATGTTTATGAGAATAATCTCTCTTTTCATATTCATGTGCAAATACTGGGTTGATATATTTGTATTCTTCTGGTATAGCATTACCTTGAGCATCATACCTATATTCATTACCACGTTCATCAGCTGGTGCCAATTTGTATCCGTCATCCTTTTGCACTAACTTTAGGTGAGTAACTTCTTCAGGTAACTGATAGCGCACATTTTTTCCTTGATCATGAATGAATAAGTTACTCCCATTTACAACTTCACCTCTTTCATTTTTTATCTCTTCAGTAATATAGAAACCCATATTTTTGAATTCATGTAGATTTTTGCCTCCTTGCTTTACAACCGCTTCGTATACATCGTCGTCTGTTCTATCAGTCCCTTTATCATCCAATAATGTTCCTTTTTCTACGATTATGCCGCTTTCTCTTTGCTCATCAGAATATTGAGCATGATTTGAATCCTGATGATTTAGAATTTTGGTTCCTCTAAGAAGAAGAGAATCTAAATCTTTTTGAATGTGTCCAGTGCTGGGATGCAACAATTCATTTTCATGTAAATGTGCTTCATCAAAGTATTCATCACGTTCAACCGTTCTACCATCTATCAGAGAAGCTTTATAATGACCGTTTTCTTTTGTAATTGCCATATAAGCACCTCCATCATATTGAGTATTCAAGTTGTGCAATATGTCCTCAAAAACAAAAGTTTCTTTAGTTTGACCTTCAACTTGCTTAAAAAAGCCCGATTCGCTCGACAACTCTCCGAGCTTTGTATTCCCATCATATATAGATAGTGCACCCATATTTCCGTGACCAAGAGCTTGCATAGAAAAAATCTTGCCTTCTTGTAGATCAATATGATTTGTACCTCTTATCAAGTTTGGATCGATATTGACCAGCTCTCCTAATATTTTTGCTGCCTGAGGATTATTTTCAATCTCATCAACTGCTTTGTTTTTTAGTTGATCAAACTTTAAGAATGCTGGTCTGTATTTTGTATTTTCCTCATTACGTAATTCTTCAATAGTAATCTCTCCTTTATGATATTTTTGATACATTTCACCACGTTCTTTATTCAAATTATCGAATTTGTCGGCCTCACTCTTAATTTTTGTATCATATTTTGATAATATTCTAAAAGCCTGATTTTTATACTCTTGACTGTTTTGATATTCATTACCTTGTTGGTCAGAGTAAGTTAGTTTATCCTGTCCATCAGAAGTTTTTACTACCTTGAGGAAATGATATTCCTTTGATATATCGAGGTTATCATTTGTTGCCCTATTAATAGCACGAGCAACATCATAAAATGCAACATGTTCTACAGGAGAAAAATTTCCAACGTTTTCTCCATCCATTTTTTCTATATTTGCTTTATAGTAGGATACATTTTTAATTTCTCCACCCACTATTTCTTGACCAGTTGCTATAAAATCTCCTTTTGTAACTTGCAAAGCGTTGAGGTGTTCCATTGCAGTTCCTGTATCATTCTCATACCAAAATCCATTACTGACCGAACAAATAAGAAACATTACAAACTCGTTTAATAGTAGTACTGGAAATATTGACAATAAAATTACACAAAACATCTTCAAGTAAACCTATGGTATCGTAGATACTATTGCGTAAAGTATTGTATTTGATATATTGCCACAACCTTTCAACAGGATTCAGTTCCGGTGAATAAGGAGGCAAGTATATGATGGTAATGTTTTCCTGAATTTTCAAACTTTTTGATCTATGCCAACTTGCACAATCCATTACAAGAAAGGCTTCTTTCGTGCCTAAATCTTTCGACATCTGCTCCAGAAATATATTCATACAATCAGTGTTTACATATGGAGCAAGTAGGCTAATTTTCTTACCACTTCTTGGATTTACCGCACTGTAGATATAGAAATTTTGTCTACCAATTTTCATTTTAACCTGTGTTCTGACCCCTTTTTTAAACCATCCGTGTCCGATTTTTGAATGAGTTCCAAATCGTGATTCATCAAAAAAATACCTCCTTTTCAGGGTGGGAATTGACTATTTTATTGAAGTATTTTTTAAACTCTTCTTGCTTGTTTTTATCTTGTTTATGGTGAATTGGCCTCGGTGTTATGTAAGAAAACTTCATCCTTTGTATCTCACGGTGCACTGTTGATTTGCTAATGTTTAGGCCAAATTCCTCTGAGATTTTTATTTGCACTTCCTTAATAGTAATATTTGGATTTCTTTCTACCCATATTTCAATTTGCTCACGTTGATTTTTGTTTAATTTGCTTTTTCTTCGCCGCTGAGACGGGGAAAATAATCTTTCTACTCTACCAAATTTTAGATGCTTTATCCATTCAGTCAAAGCAGTCCTTGAAATTTTACATATTCTTGCCACAGCGCTTATACTACTTTCTTTTCCTGCTATCACCGCTTGTAACTTTTTTGAAACATATGCGTTATTTCTGACCTTTTTTAACATTTCTTTCGCCAAATTTACAACTTTTTCGTCTAATAGTTTTGACCTTAATGCCATTTATACCTCTCTATTTTATCTACTTTAGTATCACTTCTTTCCCATTATTGTCTATCTGTTCTTTATATAGTGGGAATTGGTATCAGTAAGCCAACTTTTAAAGTCAGCATTATGCCCTTTTATACTTTCCAAGAACCTTTCTGACTTATGTGAATTACCTGCATGTAAAGTATCCAGGTAATCTTTTAATAAACTAGGATCTTTTTCCTGTAAGTACATCACCAACGCATGACCTGTTTTATAAACTAGGCTATTTGCTTCGCTGTCATCTGAATATTCTAAATCTAAAATTTTATCTAAATCCAAATTTGCAGCTTCGGTTTTGTCAATACTTGATCCTTGAGCATTGAACTTATGATTTGAATGGTGCTCAAAGTAATCTGCAATTCCTTCCATTAATACTGTTGGTAAAGATTCGCCTCCTGTAGCCAAGTAAGTCAAACCATGTGCAAATTCATGCTGAAGGTTATGAACGCCACCTTGCTTATAGACGTACATTGTAGCACAAACACCATCTCCTCCTCCTGGATAACATTTACCACCCTCATCTCCAAGGAGGTGAGAACCGAAATGCTTGCTTCCACCAAGGTGAGTGTAATCAGCCTTATCATCAAACACATAAATTTTGAATGTTTGTTCTGAGCTACCAGGCTCCAGCTTAAATGCATCTTTAAAATTAGTAGCTGTTTCTCTTATCTCACTTTCAATGTGAGCAACTTTACTTGTTCTTAAATCATGAGAATGAACCTCTACTTTGATATTTAAATCTTTAACTTCTATGGTATGCTTATTGTTAAAGTATTCTTCTTGAGTTATATTTTTATTTATTTGTTGATTGATTGTCATAATTCTAACCTCTAATTTATTAGTCTTTACAATATCAAGCATAAAGCTACTTCCGCTAAGAAAGTGTAAATTCTCATATTGATATAATTTACATCTTAATAAAAAAGTATAGATAATTAACTCAATATGAAAAATCGAGAATATAGATAAAATTCTATAGCTAACCTCAGGCAGCTACTAACAAGTAGCAAAATTATAAATATTAAGAAATTTACCAGTAGAAAAAAGGCACCCGTGTTAGCTAGTTGTTACTTCTGAAAATCGATGTTCTATACTGTCTTAAAACAGCCCGTTTCAGCTTTTATAGGTAAAAAATCAGAAACATTGTGAAGACATAAGTGCACGTAATGCAAAAAATTAAAAATAAGGTGCCAACTGACTGTATAATACTTTTGTTGTGTTAACCTGCACAGATTGAAGATAATAAAATACCCTCATTTTTATATTAATGAAAGTGGCGGAGTTTGTCAAGGAGTTTCATTCAGCAAGAGGTCTAAAAGCAAATTGACTTTCATTTCACTGAAGCACTATACTAAAGCTACGATGGGTAATTAGCTCAGTTGGTAGAGCACTTGCTTGACGTGCAAGGGGTCGCTGGTTCGAGTCCAGTGTTACCCACGTTTTTGCTAACGAAAAGATTTTATATGACAGCAGTACACAATGGCAAACATTCAGCAGCAGCATCCA is from Wolbachia endosymbiont (group B) of Hofmannophila pseudospretella and encodes:
- a CDS encoding collagenase, producing MTINQQINKNITQEEYFNNKHTIEVKDLNIKVEVHSHDLRTSKVAHIESEIRETATNFKDAFKLEPGSSEQTFKIYVFDDKADYTHLGGSKHFGSHLLGDEGGKCYPGGGDGVCATMYVYKQGGVHNLQHEFAHGLTYLATGGESLPTVLMEGIADYFEHHSNHKFNAQGSSIDKTEAANLDLDKILDLEYSDDSEANSLVYKTGHALVMYLQEKDPSLLKDYLDTLHAGNSHKSERFLESIKGHNADFKSWLTDTNSHYIKNR
- a CDS encoding surface protein-related protein; this translates as MFLICSVSNGFWYENDTGTAMEHLNALQVTKGDFIATGQEIVGGEIKNVSYYKANIEKMDGENVGNFSPVEHVAFYDVARAINRATNDNLDISKEYHFLKVVKTSDGQDKLTYSDQQGNEYQNSQEYKNQAFRILSKYDTKIKSEADKFDNLNKERGEMYQKYHKGEITIEELRNEENTKYRPAFLKFDQLKNKAVDEIENNPQAAKILGELVNIDPNLIRGTNHIDLQEGKIFSMQALGHGNMGALSIYDGNTKLGELSSESGFFKQVEGQTKETFVFEDILHNLNTQYDGGAYMAITKENGHYKASLIDGRTVERDEYFDEAHLHENELLHPSTGHIQKDLDSLLLRGTKILNHQDSNHAQYSDEQRESGIIVEKGTLLDDKGTDRTDDDVYEAVVKQGGKNLHEFKNMGFYITEEIKNERGEVVNGSNLFIHDQGKNVRYQLPEEVTHLKLVQKDDGYKLAPADERGNEYRYDAQGNAIPEEYKYINPVFAHEYEKRDYSHKHINVGLINLEKYAPGKLFTIKHDPNDYQIQRNSSGEIVRINNQRYFTKVKLFDGDTDEEIGMLSNNFHNFKGKIFFSADYNYSYNDFLASVSPQVEIENMENGSKKITFDQGSGDIGDTNRGYTDYQRIFTKEKQTESPKGQVSETKTEIDTSHMSHSTTNVVAEERNDNSEIQSDQPQIPTRAKRSASVEEKEQVVLKDTILKIEKSYDRDVEGKHKANVIIDYNDVKALYNRAEGADKQSVLDFWNKLHTSDYKIGALPEDKYYFKDGKFLIHDSDTKKLIVLPEDKVSIKIMKDGDSYSLAISNGNGKVISSISKIDNPNYELLSDSSHFNLETQDNIELSDQHHEYNLYLENGFVIPIPTI
- a CDS encoding IS630 family transposase (programmed frameshift), giving the protein MALRSKLLDEKVVNLAKEMLKKVRNNAYVSKKLQAVIAGKESSISAVARICKISRTALTEWIKHLKFGRVERLFSPSQRRRKSKLNKNQREQIEIWVERNPNITIKEVQIKISEEFGLNISKSTVHREIQRMKFSYITPRPIHHKQDKNKQEEFKKYFNKIVNSHPEKEVFFDESRFGTHSKIGHGWFKKGVRTQVKMKIGRQNFYIYSAVNPRSGKKISLLAPYVNTDCMNIFLEQMSKDLGTKEAFLVMDCASWHRSKSLKIQENITIIYLPPYSPELNPVERLWQYIKYNTLRNSIYDTIGLLEDVLCNFIVNISSTTIKRVCNVSYLFGQ